A window from Opitutia bacterium ISCC 52 encodes these proteins:
- a CDS encoding hydroxyquinol 1,2-dioxygenase, with protein MKNLTEGNITDAVLKAIDGTKEPRAKEVMSSLIRHLHAFVKDVQLTQDEWEAAIEYLYDTGQITGPTRNEFILTSDTLGISSLVDIINSNPDGGTEASVLGPFYIEGSKMVEIGTNLIGDSEGEPTVVSGTVRTLGGDPIEGAIIDVWQTAANGLYENQDPEQPENNLRCKMLTNKDGYYEFTTIKPVSYKVPTDGPVGRMLDLQGRHAWRPSHLHYKVSAEGHRNLITEVFCEEDEYIEEDAVFGVRQSLAVPYKLVTSEEEAEKYGIPSPFYKVDFDFDLEAL; from the coding sequence ATGAAAAATCTTACAGAAGGTAACATAACCGATGCGGTCCTTAAAGCCATCGATGGGACCAAAGAACCTCGGGCGAAAGAGGTGATGTCGAGCTTGATTCGCCACCTGCACGCCTTTGTTAAGGATGTTCAATTAACTCAAGATGAATGGGAAGCCGCGATTGAATATCTCTACGATACGGGACAAATCACCGGACCCACGCGCAATGAATTTATCCTGACATCTGATACCCTGGGAATTTCGTCCTTGGTGGATATTATCAACAGCAATCCCGATGGAGGTACAGAAGCGAGCGTGTTAGGGCCCTTTTACATTGAGGGCTCGAAGATGGTTGAAATTGGCACCAACTTGATCGGCGACAGTGAAGGGGAGCCTACCGTGGTTTCAGGCACCGTCAGGACACTGGGTGGTGATCCGATCGAAGGCGCAATTATTGACGTATGGCAAACCGCTGCCAACGGGCTCTACGAAAATCAGGATCCCGAACAGCCGGAGAATAACCTGCGTTGCAAAATGCTGACCAACAAAGACGGCTATTACGAATTTACCACTATCAAGCCTGTCAGTTATAAAGTTCCGACCGATGGACCGGTGGGTCGCATGCTCGACTTGCAGGGGAGACATGCCTGGCGTCCGTCCCATCTGCACTACAAAGTGAGCGCGGAAGGGCACCGCAACCTGATAACCGAAGTTTTTTGTGAAGAGGACGAATACATTGAGGAGGATGCTGTGTTCGGTGTCCGTCAATCTCTGGCGGTACCGTATAAGTTGGTCACCTCTGAAGAAGAAGCTGAAAAGTACGGCATTCCATCTCCTTTCTATAAAGTCGATTTCGATTTCGACCTCGAAGCACTCTAA
- a CDS encoding TRAP transporter large permease, with protein sequence MTEIQIGLLSVVLILVLIYSGLYIPVALGLVSFVGVWMLRGDIDVPISLLSLAAADSIAEPTFAVVPLFALMGLLISHAGVGRDIYEVSNYIFRRLRGGLGIATVAANAIFASITGSSIASASVFTKVSIPEMKRFGYTPRFTVGVVAGSSVLGMLIPPSVMLILYAIITEQSVGHMFIAGVIPGILLSVAFGVAILSMATFFPKMVMKSGSEKVEEQGQSLNGLQILRMVFPIVLLVGIVLGGIYTGWFTATEAGAAGAVGALIVAVAKRRLTFKGFWKVLIETGHITASILLLLIAASMYSRMLGIAGLPTTFSEWIQHQEFGFVGIMIIYVILLVLMGTILDTVSIILIIVPLFLPILTPLDIHLVWFGIVTVIGAEIGLLTPPLGVSCFVIHSSLNDPEIKLSDVFIGAFPFALIMLAVLILIISFPSLSLVFL encoded by the coding sequence ATGACTGAAATTCAAATAGGTTTACTTTCGGTAGTCTTGATCCTCGTCTTGATTTACTCTGGATTGTACATTCCCGTGGCCTTGGGTTTGGTCTCTTTTGTCGGAGTGTGGATGCTGCGTGGAGATATTGACGTGCCGATTTCCTTACTTTCGTTGGCTGCTGCAGACAGCATTGCAGAGCCTACCTTTGCGGTGGTTCCTTTGTTTGCTTTAATGGGGCTGTTGATCAGTCATGCGGGGGTGGGTCGAGATATCTATGAGGTCTCCAATTATATTTTTCGCAGACTCCGAGGCGGATTGGGAATAGCAACCGTTGCGGCCAATGCCATCTTTGCATCGATTACTGGCTCATCTATTGCCTCAGCATCGGTGTTTACCAAAGTGTCGATTCCGGAAATGAAGCGATTCGGATATACTCCGCGATTCACAGTGGGAGTAGTAGCCGGTAGCTCTGTTCTTGGCATGTTAATCCCTCCAAGTGTGATGCTCATTCTCTATGCCATAATCACCGAACAATCGGTGGGGCATATGTTCATCGCTGGTGTGATTCCGGGAATACTGCTTTCCGTCGCCTTTGGAGTGGCGATTCTTTCTATGGCCACATTCTTCCCGAAGATGGTCATGAAAAGCGGGAGTGAGAAAGTCGAAGAACAAGGCCAGTCGCTGAACGGCTTGCAGATTCTACGTATGGTTTTTCCTATCGTTCTATTGGTAGGTATTGTGTTGGGCGGCATTTACACCGGCTGGTTTACCGCTACTGAGGCTGGTGCCGCTGGGGCAGTAGGAGCTCTGATTGTAGCCGTCGCCAAAAGGCGTTTAACATTCAAGGGGTTTTGGAAAGTTCTTATAGAGACCGGTCATATTACCGCCTCTATTCTGCTGCTCTTGATTGCTGCTTCCATGTATAGCCGAATGCTGGGGATAGCTGGATTGCCAACCACCTTTAGTGAATGGATTCAGCACCAGGAATTCGGGTTTGTAGGGATCATGATTATTTACGTGATCCTCCTGGTGCTCATGGGGACCATCTTGGATACGGTGTCCATTATTCTTATCATAGTTCCTCTCTTTTTGCCCATTCTGACACCCTTGGATATCCACTTGGTGTGGTTTGGAATTGTTACAGTCATCGGTGCAGAGATCGGATTACTAACGCCACCATTGGGTGTATCTTGTTTTGTGATTCATAGCTCGCTGAATGATCCGGAGATAAAATTATCAGATGTATTTATCGGAGCCTTTCCATTTGCTCTGATCATGTTGGCAGTTCTCATTTTAATAATCAGTTTTCCCTCTCTTTCCTTGGTCTTTCTTTAA
- a CDS encoding TRAP transporter small permease has product MEDVSSTGSNGKFDRVLEIVLSNLNSIGSVWIFVLTILINMDAFGRKLFHSPIDGVNEIVELSIVGIVFLQLGDATRKGRLPRSDGLFHIIGRKWPTFGKFHAALFDLLGAVFMGLILWGSVPLFFEAYRADFYVGVEGVFTAPVWPIKLIIVIGCAVTLLQFVVFIQRNLSRPRAEPATVTKID; this is encoded by the coding sequence ATGGAAGACGTAAGTTCTACAGGATCAAACGGTAAGTTTGATCGGGTCCTGGAAATTGTCCTATCGAATCTAAATAGTATCGGTTCGGTCTGGATTTTTGTGCTGACCATTCTGATCAATATGGATGCTTTTGGTCGGAAGCTTTTCCATTCACCCATTGATGGGGTGAACGAAATCGTCGAGCTCTCCATTGTTGGTATTGTGTTTCTGCAGTTGGGCGATGCGACACGCAAGGGACGCTTACCTCGGTCGGACGGACTCTTTCATATCATTGGAAGGAAATGGCCCACCTTTGGTAAATTTCATGCAGCTCTGTTCGACCTACTAGGTGCAGTATTCATGGGGCTGATACTCTGGGGGAGTGTGCCGCTCTTTTTCGAAGCCTATCGAGCAGATTTCTATGTAGGTGTCGAAGGTGTATTTACTGCACCGGTTTGGCCGATTAAATTGATCATTGTCATCGGCTGTGCGGTTACGCTCCTGCAATTCGTTGTCTTCATTCAGAGAAATTTGAGTAGGCCGAGGGCTGAACCGGCAACCGTAACCAAGATAGATTAG
- a CDS encoding C4-dicarboxylate TRAP transporter substrate-binding protein: MPKKIITQVSILIALVSLLGCSKSDQSTIRLTVVDGYPTQSLWVKEFIDYYIPEVEKRLESAGTYQIKWNQAWGGQIVKTRNVLPGLQKGLGDIGVVTTVFHQDKVPIQAIAYVTPFVTTDPELVARTVDEIAGKFPEMKEAWDTYNQVYLTNMVVLDSYQVFSKEPIQSLSDFKGLKINGAGTNLRYLHGLGSAGVAGSLVTYFQNINTGVVDAAMIWPEAAVSFKMHEVAPYMLQTDMGTVNSKAITVNKRSWEKLPPEVQNILAETAIDYRDHVAKLAVSKGSESVKIFQENGGTIAAMSAEERKQWAINMPNIAKEWADGLEEKGLPGHEILKFYMDTMRANGQDISRHWDRE; the protein is encoded by the coding sequence GTGCCTAAAAAGATAATTACCCAAGTCTCCATATTAATTGCATTGGTATCTCTGCTAGGATGTTCCAAGTCTGATCAATCAACGATCCGATTGACCGTCGTAGATGGCTATCCCACCCAGTCACTGTGGGTGAAGGAGTTTATCGATTACTATATTCCGGAGGTAGAAAAGCGCCTAGAATCCGCTGGGACCTACCAGATCAAGTGGAACCAGGCTTGGGGTGGGCAGATTGTTAAAACTAGGAATGTGCTACCTGGACTCCAGAAAGGCTTAGGGGATATCGGAGTAGTGACTACTGTTTTTCATCAGGATAAAGTGCCGATCCAAGCCATCGCTTATGTCACGCCTTTTGTGACAACCGATCCGGAATTAGTGGCACGCACAGTAGATGAAATTGCTGGAAAATTCCCTGAAATGAAGGAGGCTTGGGATACCTACAACCAGGTTTACTTAACCAACATGGTAGTGCTTGATAGCTATCAGGTATTTTCCAAAGAACCGATTCAAAGCTTATCCGACTTTAAAGGTCTAAAGATAAACGGGGCTGGTACCAACTTGCGTTATCTGCACGGCCTGGGTTCGGCTGGGGTAGCTGGGAGCCTCGTGACCTATTTTCAGAATATTAACACGGGTGTTGTGGATGCGGCTATGATCTGGCCTGAAGCTGCCGTTTCTTTTAAGATGCATGAGGTTGCTCCTTATATGCTTCAAACGGACATGGGGACCGTGAATTCCAAGGCCATCACGGTCAATAAGCGGTCTTGGGAAAAGCTACCTCCAGAAGTTCAGAATATCCTGGCTGAGACAGCTATCGATTATCGGGACCATGTGGCGAAGTTGGCCGTATCCAAAGGCTCTGAAAGTGTTAAGATTTTTCAGGAGAATGGTGGGACGATTGCCGCAATGTCGGCTGAAGAGCGCAAGCAATGGGCGATCAATATGCCCAATATTGCGAAAGAGTGGGCTGACGGTCTTGAAGAAAAAGGACTGCCTGGCCATGAGATCTTGAAGTTCTACATGGATACCATGCGGGCCAACGGGCAGGATATTTCCCGACATTGGGATCGAGAGTAA
- a CDS encoding arylsulfatase has protein sequence MQTALFTPRHWPHYYSFKWLTLYLMLGLIASISVSILSAADTKPNVILLVSDDQGWGDVGYHGGEMATPNIDQLVKDGMELNRFYTYPICSPTRTSLLTGHISMRHKVFMPFDSDSGDHTLTHDDQLMNQAFKNAGYVTMTAGKWHLGHTHVRDFPINRGFDHTYGSLEAFPDYWTHHGRGGSKDWARDGKTVFENGYMTYLFGNEVSRLIRDRDPSKPFFSYVAFTAPHTPFQAPQAYVDKYAHVEDESRRTYCAMVEVLDVAIGNILKTIDDEGMRDNTIVMFFSDNGAGPVGDNGGFRGQKGQLYEGGTRMPAVIRWPGKIPAGIRSEQPMVVYDLFPTLVDAIGLETNLRSPFDGESVWDTLQSGKTRPRNTDIVIGTGTGYSVHSGDFKLVHSNINKNAPQNGPLELVELFKIYEDPNETSNVADAHPEVIKQLMAENAEWAALISEAPFRARGGGRGGRGGGRQAAGQGGPGGRPGVEATGGRPGGRQGGPAGGRRGGPPRSAPPVDAEGNIIHLHETVPGS, from the coding sequence ATGCAAACTGCTCTCTTTACCCCGAGGCATTGGCCGCACTACTACTCGTTCAAGTGGCTGACCCTATATTTAATGCTTGGACTCATCGCTTCGATCTCCGTTTCCATTTTATCTGCCGCAGACACCAAGCCAAATGTGATTCTTCTTGTTTCTGATGATCAGGGATGGGGAGATGTGGGCTACCATGGTGGCGAAATGGCGACGCCGAATATCGATCAGCTTGTCAAAGATGGAATGGAACTGAATCGATTTTATACCTACCCGATTTGCTCGCCTACGCGAACCTCGCTCTTAACTGGGCATATTTCCATGCGTCACAAAGTCTTTATGCCTTTCGATTCTGATTCGGGGGACCATACACTGACTCATGACGACCAGCTCATGAACCAGGCTTTTAAAAATGCGGGCTATGTGACCATGACTGCTGGTAAGTGGCATCTTGGCCATACTCACGTGCGAGACTTTCCAATCAATCGCGGCTTCGATCATACGTATGGTTCGCTTGAGGCCTTTCCGGACTACTGGACACACCATGGCCGTGGGGGTTCAAAGGATTGGGCCCGGGATGGGAAAACCGTCTTCGAGAATGGCTACATGACTTATTTGTTTGGCAACGAAGTCAGCCGGCTGATTCGCGACCGAGATCCTTCGAAACCGTTTTTTTCATACGTGGCGTTCACAGCTCCTCATACTCCCTTTCAAGCGCCTCAGGCGTATGTAGATAAGTATGCCCATGTCGAGGATGAGAGTCGCCGTACTTATTGTGCCATGGTTGAGGTACTGGATGTGGCTATTGGTAATATCCTCAAAACAATCGATGACGAAGGCATGCGGGATAATACGATTGTGATGTTCTTTTCAGACAACGGCGCGGGGCCTGTCGGTGATAATGGTGGCTTCAGAGGGCAGAAAGGCCAGCTTTACGAAGGAGGTACACGCATGCCCGCAGTCATTCGCTGGCCAGGTAAAATTCCCGCTGGTATTCGGAGTGAGCAGCCCATGGTTGTTTACGACTTGTTTCCCACTCTTGTTGATGCCATTGGGCTGGAGACCAATTTGAGATCACCGTTCGATGGGGAGAGCGTGTGGGACACATTGCAATCAGGGAAGACTCGTCCCCGCAACACGGATATCGTCATAGGAACCGGAACTGGCTATTCAGTTCATTCAGGCGATTTTAAATTGGTTCATAGTAATATTAATAAGAACGCACCTCAAAATGGCCCTCTGGAATTGGTAGAGCTCTTCAAAATTTATGAAGACCCCAATGAAACTAGCAATGTTGCAGACGCACATCCTGAGGTGATTAAGCAGCTGATGGCTGAAAATGCAGAATGGGCCGCTTTGATAAGTGAAGCTCCCTTCCGCGCACGAGGTGGAGGTCGCGGAGGACGTGGTGGCGGTCGTCAGGCCGCTGGCCAGGGAGGCCCCGGTGGAAGACCCGGAGTTGAAGCTACAGGTGGAAGACCGGGCGGTCGTCAAGGTGGACCTGCTGGTGGTCGGCGTGGAGGCCCTCCTCGTTCAGCCCCGCCAGTTGATGCAGAGGGTAATATCATTCACTTGCACGAGACCGTGCCGGGAAGCTAA
- a CDS encoding CotH kinase family protein: protein MKRPLSHLPRSSVLDLILGVGALGVVAVVLILVVRSNALPDEEAASLENDALSDIADLPAFGGPGAGGPGGQAGPGGARRQTTKVLEQFDEDNNGWLNATEREAALVHLETERANGGPGGGRGGFRGGGRFGGGGGDQGEPETGPQMTPSDVASYPDAPLYDPFTLRSLFLEFESDDWEDELEKFHDTDVDVPASLEVDGQKLRHVGVRFRGNTSYSSIGSGRKRPLNLTLDMVYPKQEIGGYNTLNLLNSHSDPTFLRNVLYYEIARQYIPAFKANFVRLVINGESWGLYINVQQFDSNFTRDFFGTPMGARWKVPGSPLGQGGFSYLGDDIDSYRSTFELKTREDPKSWVGLMLLFDTLNNAPSELLESALAQILNVDGVLKFLALDNVFVNGDGFWTRASDYNLYQDPHGKFHIFPYDANETFSVGRGGGGPGGARGGRGQGGRGRGGPGGFSPGTFLAPGLIAQADVNNDRQIDRDEFVGIADVWFTESEMDISASMTAEQFISTLSQWGNEGGQPFQGRGGFSPIGFTGRYLFRSIDADGDGFVMHSDLLKLLGDWYAEWDEDQNNELAVDQLTEGLDQTLSRLRQRAAGGQNPGGFRGVGGRGGPAGGRGAGGAPGGGRPGGGGVDLDPLVLANDESKPLASKLLLVPELRARYLSYVRDIAENWLDWEKSGPRILRYQALIEEVVEEDTRKLDTTEAFYAAFDNGGVDEERTLRGFMERRQAYLLGNEDVAGAKKISP, encoded by the coding sequence ATGAAACGCCCACTTTCCCATCTTCCTCGTTCTTCGGTGCTCGACTTGATCTTGGGTGTTGGGGCCTTGGGAGTGGTAGCCGTTGTCCTGATTTTGGTCGTCCGGTCAAACGCTTTACCAGATGAAGAGGCTGCTTCTTTGGAGAATGATGCACTTTCAGATATAGCGGACTTACCTGCTTTCGGAGGACCAGGAGCCGGAGGTCCGGGAGGACAAGCAGGTCCAGGTGGAGCTAGGCGTCAGACCACCAAAGTTCTTGAGCAGTTCGATGAGGATAACAACGGCTGGCTCAATGCGACCGAACGAGAAGCAGCGCTTGTGCATTTGGAAACCGAGCGAGCCAATGGAGGTCCAGGCGGTGGCCGTGGTGGCTTTCGTGGAGGAGGAAGATTTGGTGGCGGTGGAGGTGATCAAGGAGAGCCAGAAACGGGTCCACAAATGACACCTTCAGATGTGGCTTCCTATCCCGATGCGCCACTCTATGATCCATTTACTTTACGTAGTTTGTTCCTCGAGTTCGAAAGTGATGATTGGGAGGACGAGCTTGAGAAGTTTCATGATACCGATGTTGATGTGCCGGCAAGCCTGGAGGTCGATGGCCAGAAACTTCGTCATGTAGGTGTTCGGTTCCGCGGTAACACGTCCTATAGCTCAATCGGGAGTGGTCGGAAGCGCCCTCTAAATCTGACACTCGATATGGTATATCCGAAACAGGAAATCGGCGGCTACAATACACTGAATCTACTTAATTCTCACAGTGATCCGACCTTCCTTCGAAACGTGCTATACTACGAAATTGCTCGGCAGTACATTCCGGCATTTAAAGCGAATTTTGTCCGCTTGGTGATTAATGGTGAAAGCTGGGGACTGTATATCAATGTGCAGCAGTTTGATTCCAACTTCACCAGGGACTTCTTTGGCACTCCTATGGGTGCCCGTTGGAAGGTACCTGGAAGTCCGCTAGGTCAAGGTGGCTTTAGCTATTTGGGAGACGATATTGATTCCTACCGCTCGACCTTCGAGCTTAAGACCAGAGAGGATCCAAAAAGTTGGGTTGGGCTCATGCTTCTTTTTGATACCTTAAACAATGCGCCAAGCGAATTACTCGAAAGTGCACTTGCTCAAATTCTCAATGTGGATGGTGTTCTTAAGTTTCTTGCTCTGGACAATGTTTTTGTAAACGGGGACGGCTTCTGGACTCGAGCAAGTGACTATAACCTTTATCAGGACCCACATGGAAAATTCCATATTTTCCCTTACGATGCCAACGAGACCTTTTCGGTCGGACGTGGAGGTGGTGGCCCAGGTGGCGCTCGCGGAGGTCGTGGCCAAGGAGGAAGAGGCCGCGGTGGACCGGGAGGCTTTTCGCCTGGTACATTTTTGGCGCCTGGCCTTATTGCTCAGGCTGATGTAAACAACGATCGCCAAATTGATCGTGACGAGTTTGTGGGTATCGCCGATGTCTGGTTTACGGAATCTGAGATGGATATCTCGGCGAGTATGACTGCTGAACAATTCATTTCTACCTTGAGTCAATGGGGCAATGAAGGTGGTCAGCCTTTTCAAGGACGTGGGGGATTCTCACCGATTGGGTTTACGGGCCGCTACTTATTTAGATCAATCGATGCGGATGGAGATGGTTTTGTGATGCATTCTGATCTCCTGAAGCTTTTGGGGGATTGGTACGCGGAGTGGGATGAAGATCAAAACAACGAACTCGCCGTGGATCAATTAACTGAAGGATTGGACCAAACCTTGTCGAGGCTCCGTCAGAGAGCTGCGGGTGGACAAAATCCTGGTGGATTCAGAGGAGTGGGCGGCCGCGGAGGACCTGCAGGAGGAAGAGGTGCCGGTGGTGCTCCAGGAGGAGGTCGACCCGGCGGTGGCGGCGTCGATTTGGATCCACTGGTGCTGGCGAACGACGAAAGTAAGCCGCTTGCTTCGAAGCTATTGTTGGTTCCTGAACTACGCGCCCGGTATTTAAGCTATGTCCGCGATATTGCTGAGAACTGGCTCGATTGGGAAAAGAGCGGGCCGAGGATCCTTCGTTATCAGGCTTTGATCGAAGAAGTGGTCGAAGAGGATACCCGCAAGCTGGATACCACAGAGGCATTCTACGCGGCTTTTGATAATGGTGGGGTAGATGAGGAGCGGACATTGCGAGGGTTTATGGAGCGGCGCCAGGCGTATCTTCTAGGCAATGAAGACGTGGCAGGAGCTAAAAAGATTAGTCCTTGA
- a CDS encoding VTC domain-containing protein produces MPVVITASEEFRHERKLVPAGYALAEVLALVRQHPCGFHEAFPPRWVNNVYLDSEGLNDYHDHVTGLAIRSKSRIRWYGELRGSIPKPVFEIKHKRGIVNGKRSSVLTPMSLNGSLTESTLRDMLRDLEKENLLWSCLDYRQPSLINRYHRHYYLSGDGRVRLTVDSNLSFYEPDNTTESLASQSPEEYSVVIELKYMPADPDDAADIAGWFPCRVVRCSKYLLGIEATRRA; encoded by the coding sequence ATGCCTGTTGTGATTACGGCAAGTGAAGAATTTCGCCACGAGCGCAAGCTGGTTCCGGCTGGTTATGCTCTAGCGGAGGTGTTAGCCTTGGTTCGTCAGCATCCTTGTGGATTTCATGAGGCCTTTCCGCCACGTTGGGTGAATAATGTTTATCTCGATTCGGAAGGATTGAACGATTATCACGACCACGTCACAGGCCTGGCTATTAGAAGCAAGAGCCGGATCCGTTGGTACGGTGAGCTGCGAGGATCGATCCCTAAACCTGTTTTTGAAATTAAACATAAACGGGGTATTGTGAATGGGAAGCGCTCAAGCGTATTAACTCCCATGTCCCTGAATGGAAGTCTGACGGAGTCTACTTTAAGGGATATGTTGAGAGATCTCGAAAAAGAGAATTTATTGTGGTCCTGTCTCGATTATCGGCAACCCAGCCTGATTAATCGCTATCATCGTCATTACTACCTCAGTGGGGATGGCCGAGTACGCCTGACGGTGGATTCCAATCTATCTTTCTACGAGCCTGACAACACAACTGAATCCCTGGCGAGTCAGTCGCCCGAAGAATACTCGGTCGTTATTGAACTTAAATACATGCCGGCCGATCCGGATGATGCCGCTGACATTGCGGGTTGGTTTCCCTGCCGCGTAGTACGCTGCTCCAAATACTTGCTAGGTATTGAAGCGACTCGTCGTGCCTGA